TGCTGTGAGCGGCATAGGCTCGACGGCATGTCGCTCACGAGCCTCGCGCTGATCGAGAACTGGCCGGTTCCCTCCGCCTCGGCGGGGGTCGTACGGGCCGACGGCACGGTCCTGGGGACCCACGGCCCTGTCGGGCAGCGTTTCCCGCTGGCCTCGGTCACCAAGCCGCTCGCCGCGTACGCCGCCCTCGTCGCCTACGAGGAAGGGGCGATCGAGCTGGACGAGCCGGCCGGGCCGCCCGGGGCGACGGTCCGCCATCTCCTCGCCCACACCTCCGGCCTCGCCTTCGACGAGCACCGGGTCACGGCCCCGCCCGGCGAGCGGCGGCTGTACTCCAACGCCGGGTTCGAGCAGCTCGGGGACCATATCGCCAAGGCGGCCGACATCCCGTTCGCGGAGTATCTGCGGCAGGCGGTGCTGGAGCCGTTGGGAATGACGGCCACCTCGCTGGAGGGGTCCCCGGCGAAGGACGGCGTCTCGACGGTCGAGGATCTGCTGCGGTTCGCCGCGGAGGTGCAGGCGCCCCGGCTGCTGGATCCTCGGACGGTGGCTGCGGCGATGAGCGTGCAGTATCCGGGGACGAAGGGCGTTCTGCCGGGGTACGGGCATCAGAACCCCAACGACTGGGGGCTCGGGTTCGAGATCCGCGACTCCAAGTCGCCGCACTGGACCGGCTCTTCGTCCTCCCCGCGCACGTTCGGGCACTTCGGGCAGTCCGGTACGTTCCTGTGGGTCGATCCGGATGCGGGGGCCGCCGGTGTCGCACTGACCGACCGGGCGTTCGGGGCTTGGGCGGTGGAGGCCTGGCCGGCGTTCACCGACGCGGTGCTCTCCGAGGTGCGGGGCCGTCGGGCGGGCTGAAGGTCCACAGAAGCAGCTCCGTCTCCGTCCTCCCCACCGCCTCCATGTCCTTCGCGTCCACGATGCGCGCCGCGTCTCCCGGCCCCAGCCCGGCCCCCGGCTCCTCGCCCTCCAGCCGGACTTCGCCGCGCACCACATGGACGTACACCTGGGGTGCGTCCGGGACCGCTGTCCGCTCCCCCGCGGCCAGACGGCGCACGTGGAGCATCGCGTCCGCCTGTGGGACGGCGTACGGGGTGGAGTCGGCGATGCCGCGGACGATCTCGTAGGCGGGGTCGCCGCCGGGGGTCAGAGGGGCCAGCCACATCTGGACGAAGGCCAGGGGGGTGTCGGCGTCGTTGCGTTCCACGTGGCGTACGCCGGCCGCCGCGCTGAGGCGTTGCACGTCTCCGGGGCGGACCCGGGTCTCGTGGCCGGCCGAGTCGCGGTGGGTCAGTTCTCCCTCGATCACCCAGGTCACGATCTCGGTGTGGCTGTGCGGATGCTCGTCGAAGCCGGCGCCGGGGGCGAGCCGCTCCTCGTTGCAGGCGATCAGCGCGCCGAAGCGGAGGTTGTCGGGGTCGTAGTGGGGGCCGAAGGAGAAGGCGTGCCGGGTGTCGATCCCGGCCGCCGGGTCCCCACCGCGGTAGCGCGCCCCGGCGCGCCGTACGTCCATCACGGGGAACACCGTAGACCTGTCGTAGAGCTGCCGTCGGTCTTCGTCGGCCGACGTGGGCCAGGTGATGTCCTCGCCCCGAGCCCACCTCGACCTCCACCCCGACCCCCACCCCGACCCAACCCACCGGCCGACGCTCTCGCCCGCGACCCGGCGACGCACGCGCGCGTCCCGATAAGGCAGTCTTGTCCCCGTGCCCGAACCCGAAGCCACTCACCCCGAACCCGCCCCGCGCGTCGCGCATCCGCACCCCGCGACGCTGAAGCGGCTGGAGAAGTCCTCCGGAAGTCTCGCCGTCCAGGCCATCGCGCGCATGGACGAGGCACTGCCCTGGTACCGGGCGATGCCCCCGGAGAACCGTTCCTGGATCGGGCTGGTCGCCCAGGCCGGCATCGCCGCCTTCACGGAGTGGTTCCGGCATCCGGACGCGCCGCAGGCCATCTCCACCGATGTCTTCGGGACCGCGCCGCGCGAGCTGACCCGGGCCATCACGCTCCGCCAGACCGTGGAGATGGTGCGGACGACGATCGAGGTGATGGAGTCCGCGATCGACGAGGTCGCGGCCCCCGGCGACGAGAACGTGCTGCGCGAGGCGCTGCTCGTCTACGCCCGCGAGATCGCCTTCGCCACCGCGCAGGTCTACGCCCAGGCCGCCGAGGCACGCGGCGCCTGGGACGCCCGGCTGGAGTCGCTGGTCGTCAACGCCGTGCTGAGCGGCGAGGCCGACGAGGGGGCCGTCAGCAGGGCGGCGGCCCTCGGATGGAACTCGCCCGAGCATGTGTGCGTGGTCCTGGGGACCGCCCCGGACGGGGACTCCGAACTGACGGTGGAGGCGATCCGGCGGGCCGCCCGGCACGCCAAGCTGCAGGTGCTGACCGGGGTGCTCGGCACCCGGCTCGTGGTCATCGCCGGCGGCAGCGACAATCCGCTCGCCGTGGCGAAGTCGCTGATCGGGCCGTTCGCCGCCGGGCCGGTCGTGGCCGGGCCCGTGGTGCCCGACCTGCTGGCCGCGACCCGGTCCGCGCAGGCCGCCGCGGCCGGACTCAAGGCGTGTTCGGCGTGGCAGGACGCGCCGCGGCCGGTGCTGTCGGACGATCTGCTTCCGGAGCGCGCGATCGCCGGTGATCCCGGTGCGCGCGAGCAATTGGTGGAGGAGATCTACAGACCGCTCGAGGAGGCCGGGTCAGCACTCCTGGAGACACTCGCCGTCTATCTCGAACAGGCGTCCAGTCTCGAAGGGGCCGCCCGGATGCTCTTCGTCCATCCGAACACCGTGCGCTACCGGCTTCGACGTGTGACTGACGTCACCGGTTGGTCGCCGTCGGATGTACGCTCCGCGTTCACGCTGCGGATCGCGCTGATCCTGGGGCGTCTGGTCGATGGAGATCCTCAGACCTAGGCTTTTGTCGGGGCTCCACAAAACCCCCTGCTGTTCTTCGTCCCTGTCCCCACGGGCGGCTGAGGCCGTCCCCAAGAGAGAGTGTGAGAGTGCTCGTACTCGTCGCTCCCGGCCAGGGCGCCCAGACGCCCGGCTTCCTGACCCCCTGGCTCGACCTCCCCGGTGTCGAGGACCGTCTGCGCGCCCTCTCGGCGGCCATCGACCTCGACCTGGTGCACTACGGCACGAACGCCGACGCGGACGAGATCCGTGACACCGCGATCGCCCAGCCGCTGCTCGTCGCCGCCGGACTGGTCTCCGCCGCGGCGCTCGGTGACGCTGTCACGGACTTCGTGCCGGGAGCCGTCGCCGGGCACAGCGTCGGCGAGATCACCGCGGCCGTCTTCGCGGGCGTGCTCGACGACACCGCCGCGCTGTCCCTCGTACGCACCCGGGGTCTGGCCATGGCCGAGGCCGCCGCGGTCACCGAGACCGGCATGTCGGCGCTGCTCGGCGGCGACCCCGAGGTGTCCGTCGCGCATCTGGAGAAGCTGGGCCTGACCCCGGCGAACATCAACGGCGCCGGCCAGATCGTCGCCGCGGGCACGCTGGAGCAGCTCGCCGCGCTGGCCGAGGACAAGCCCGAGGGCGTCCGCAAGGTCATCGCGCTGAAGGTCGCCGGCGCCTTCCACACGGTTCACATGGCTCCCGCGGTCGAGACGCTGGCGGCCGCCGCCAAGGGGCTCACGCCGGCCGACCCGAAGGTCCGTTACGTCTCCAACAAGGACGGGCGGGCCGTCGCCACCGGCGCCGAGGTGCTGGAGAGGCTGGTCGGTCAGGTCGCCAACCCGGTCCGCTGGGATCTGTGCATGGAGACCTTCAAGGAGCTCGGCGCGACCGCGATCATCGAGGTCTGCCCCGGCGGCACCCTGGTCGGCCTCGCCAAGCGCGCCCTGCCCGGCGTGCGGACGCTGGCCCTGAAGACCCCCGCCGACCTCGATGCGGCTCGCGAGCTCATCGCCGAGCACAGCGCTGCCTAAGGAGCCCTGATGGCGAAGATCAAGCCCAGCAAGGGCGCCCCGTACGCGCGCATCCTCGGCGTCGGCGGCTACCGCCCCACCCGGATCGTGCCCAACGAGGTCATCCTGGAGACGATCGACTCCTCCGACGAGTGGATCCGCTCGCGCTCCGGCATCGAGACCCGGCACTGGGCGAACGGCGAGGAGACCGTCGCCGCCATGTCGGTCGAGGCCTCCGGCAAGGCCATCGCCGACGCCGGGATCACCGCCGAGCAGATCGGCGCGGTGGTCGTGTCGACCGTCTCGCACTTCAAGCAGACTCCGGCCGTGGCCACCGAGATCGCCGACAAGCTCGGCACGGACAAGGCCGCCGCCTTCGACATCTCGGCCGGCTGCGCGGGCTTCGGCTACGGCCTGACCCTCGCCAAGGGCATGGTCGTCGAGGGCTCCGCGGAGTACGTTCTCGTGATCGGCGTCGAGCGGCTGTCCGACCTGACCGACCTGGAGGACCGCGCGACGGCCTTCCTGTTCGGCGACGGCGCGGGCGCGGTCGTGGTCGGCCCGTCCGACGAGCCGCACATCGGCCCGACCGTGTGGGGCTCGGAGGGCGACAAGTCGGACACGATCAAGCAGACCGTGCCGTGGACGGACTACCGCGACGGCGAGGTCGCGAAGTTCCCCGCGATCACGCAGGAAGGCCAGGCGGTGTTCCGCTGGGCCGTGTTCGAGATGGCGAAGGTCGCCAAGGAGGCGCTGGACGCCGCCGGCATCACCGCCGACGAACTCGACGTCTTCATCCCGCACCAGGCCAACGAGCGGATCATCGACTCGATGGTGAAGACTCTCAAGCTGCCGGAGTCCGTCACGGTCGCCCGTGACGTGCGCACCACCGGCAACACCTCGGCCGCCTCGATCCCGCTCGCCATGGAGCGGCTCCTGGCGACCGGCGAGGCGAAGAGCGGCGACACCGCGCTCGTCATCGGATTCGGGGCGGGTCTCGTCTACGCCGCCACTGTCGTTACCCTCCCCTAGGCACTCCGTGCCGGACCAGCCGGTCCGGGACGGGAAACACCCACTGCCACACCCTCTGGAAAACTACGAAGGAGCGCCCAAAATGGCCGCCACTCAGGAAGAGATCGTCGCCGGTCTCGCCGACATCGTGAACGAGATCGCCGGCATCCCGGTTGAGGACGTCCAGCTGGACAAGTCCTTCACCGACGACCTGGACGTCGACTCGCTGTCCATGGTCGAGGTCGTCGTCGCCGCCGAAGAGCGCTTCGACGTCAAGATCCCGGACGAGGACGTCAAGAACCTCAAGACGGTCGGCGACGCGACCGACTACATCCTGAAGAACCAGGGCTGATCCACCGCCCCCTGGGCTGAACTGCCCCGCCACCCGGCGGTGGCGCCGCTGAATCCTCGTACCGTTGGAGAATGAATCCGTGAGCCCGACCAATCGCACCGTGGTCGTCACCGGTATCGGCGCAACCACACCGCTGGGTGGCGACGCAGCCTCTACCTGGGAAGGTCTGATCGCCGGCAAGTCCGGTGTCAAGGCCCTGGAGCAGGAGTGGGCGGCCGATCAGGCCGTCCGTATCGCGGCCCCGGTCGCCGTGGAGCCCACCGAGGTCATCCCGCGGCCGCAGGCCCGCAAGCTGGACCGTTCGGCGCAGTTCGCGCTGATCGCGGCCAAGGAAGCCTGGAAGGACGCCGGCTTCGTCGGCAAGGCCGGCGAGGAGGGCAGTGACGGGGGCGTCGAGCCCGACCGGCTCGGCACGGTCATCGCCTCCGGCATCGGCGGCGTGACGACCCTGCTCGACCAGTACGACGTGCTCAAGGAGAAGGGCGTCCGCCGCGTCTCCCCGCACACCGTGCCCATGCTGATGCCCAACAGCCCGTCCGCCAACGTGGGTCTGCTCGTGGGCGCCCGCGCGGGCGTGCACACGCCGGTCTCGGCGTGCGCGTCGGGCGCGGAGGCCATCGGCTACGCCATCGAGATGATCCGTACCGGCCGCGCCGACGTCGTCGTCGCCGGCGGCACGGAGGCGGCGATCCACCCGCTGCCCATCGCCGCGTTCGGCAACATGATGGCGATGTCCAAGAACAACGAGAACCCGCAGGCCGCCTCGCGCCCCTACGACGTGGGCCGCGACGGCTTCGTCATGGGCGAGGGCGCCGGTGTGATCGTCCTGGAGTCCGCCGAGCACGCGGCCGCGCGCGGGGCCCGCGTCTACGCGGAGGCGGTCGGCCAGGGCATCTCCGCCGACAGCCACGACATCGTGCAGCCGGAGCCCGAGGGCCGCGGCATCTCGCACGCCCTGCAGAATCTGCTCGACAACACCGACCTGAACCCGGCGGAGATCGTGCACGTCAACGCGCACGCCACCTCCACCCCGGCCGGCGACGTGGCCGAACTGAAGGCGCTGCGCAAGGTCTTCGGCGACGACGCGGACCACTTCGCGGTCTCCGCGACCAAGTCGATGACCGGTCACCTGCTGGGCGGCGCCGGCGGCGTCGAGTCCGTCGCGACGGTCCTCGCGCTGTACCACCGGATCGCCCCGCCGACCATCAACCTCGACAACCTCGACCCCGAGGCCGAGGCGAACGCGGACATCGTCCGCGGCGAGGCCCGCAAGCTGCCCGTGGAGGGCCGTATCGCCGCGCTGAACGACTCGTTCGGCTTCGGCGGGCACAACGTGGTGCTGGCGTTCCGCAGCGTCTGAGAAACGGTCTCAGCAGCACCTGTACGCAGGTGAAAGGCCCCCACCTTCTGGAGGTGGGGGCCTTTCACCTGTCCGGACACCTGCTCCGGACACCTGGTCCGGCCACCTGTCCCGGCTTCAGACCACCTGGTGCAGCCAGCGCACCGGAGCTCCCTCGCCCGCGTATCTGAACGGCTCCAACTCGTCGTCCCAGGGCTTGCCGAGGAGCTTGGACAGCTCGCCCTCCAGGTCGGTCTCCCCGCGCTGGCTGCGCAGCAGGGCCGCGCGCAGCCGGTCCTCGGGGATGAGGATGTCGCCGTGGATGCCGGTGACGGCGTGGAAGATGCCGAGGTCGGGGGTGCAGCTGTAGCGCTCGCCCTCGGCGGTGGCGCAGGGCTCGGCGGTGACCTCGAAGCGCAGCAGGTGCCAGCCGCGCAGTGCGGAGGCGAGTTTGGAGGCGGTGCCGACCTCGCCTCTCCAGGAGAACTCCGAGCGCCAGGTGCCGGGCGCGGCGGGCTGCCGGATCCAGTCGAGGTTGACGCGCGTGCCGAGCACCCCGGCGACGGCCCACTCGACGTGCGGGCACATCGCGCGCGGCGCGGAGTGCACGTACAGAACTCCACGTGTCGTCACCGGGACCTCCGGGCAGAGCGGGACAGTCTTGCAGGCTGGCATGGCTGCGGTGCAGGCAGCCGCGTTGATGGCGAGGCTACCGTGCGGCGGCGCAAGGAGTGTGACGTACCGTCGGTCCCGGTGCCGTGAACGTCCGCCATTCACCCGGCAGGACGCCTGCACGGGTGTGAAGCGTTCCCTCTTGTCGGTTGCTTCCTGCCGCGGCTCGGGAACTCCCGTGCGTTGTCATGGGTGGGGCCGTTGTACGCAGAGCGAGGGGATCACCAGGGGATGCGGATGCGAAACCGGCG
This window of the Streptomyces sp. NBC_01275 genome carries:
- a CDS encoding serine hydrolase: MSLTSLALIENWPVPSASAGVVRADGTVLGTHGPVGQRFPLASVTKPLAAYAALVAYEEGAIELDEPAGPPGATVRHLLAHTSGLAFDEHRVTAPPGERRLYSNAGFEQLGDHIAKAADIPFAEYLRQAVLEPLGMTATSLEGSPAKDGVSTVEDLLRFAAEVQAPRLLDPRTVAAAMSVQYPGTKGVLPGYGHQNPNDWGLGFEIRDSKSPHWTGSSSSPRTFGHFGQSGTFLWVDPDAGAAGVALTDRAFGAWAVEAWPAFTDAVLSEVRGRRAG
- a CDS encoding pirin family protein — protein: MDVRRAGARYRGGDPAAGIDTRHAFSFGPHYDPDNLRFGALIACNEERLAPGAGFDEHPHSHTEIVTWVIEGELTHRDSAGHETRVRPGDVQRLSAAAGVRHVERNDADTPLAFVQMWLAPLTPGGDPAYEIVRGIADSTPYAVPQADAMLHVRRLAAGERTAVPDAPQVYVHVVRGEVRLEGEEPGAGLGPGDAARIVDAKDMEAVGRTETELLLWTFSPPDGPAPRRAPRR
- a CDS encoding CdaR family transcriptional regulator, encoding MPEPEATHPEPAPRVAHPHPATLKRLEKSSGSLAVQAIARMDEALPWYRAMPPENRSWIGLVAQAGIAAFTEWFRHPDAPQAISTDVFGTAPRELTRAITLRQTVEMVRTTIEVMESAIDEVAAPGDENVLREALLVYAREIAFATAQVYAQAAEARGAWDARLESLVVNAVLSGEADEGAVSRAAALGWNSPEHVCVVLGTAPDGDSELTVEAIRRAARHAKLQVLTGVLGTRLVVIAGGSDNPLAVAKSLIGPFAAGPVVAGPVVPDLLAATRSAQAAAAGLKACSAWQDAPRPVLSDDLLPERAIAGDPGAREQLVEEIYRPLEEAGSALLETLAVYLEQASSLEGAARMLFVHPNTVRYRLRRVTDVTGWSPSDVRSAFTLRIALILGRLVDGDPQT
- a CDS encoding ACP S-malonyltransferase, yielding MLVLVAPGQGAQTPGFLTPWLDLPGVEDRLRALSAAIDLDLVHYGTNADADEIRDTAIAQPLLVAAGLVSAAALGDAVTDFVPGAVAGHSVGEITAAVFAGVLDDTAALSLVRTRGLAMAEAAAVTETGMSALLGGDPEVSVAHLEKLGLTPANINGAGQIVAAGTLEQLAALAEDKPEGVRKVIALKVAGAFHTVHMAPAVETLAAAAKGLTPADPKVRYVSNKDGRAVATGAEVLERLVGQVANPVRWDLCMETFKELGATAIIEVCPGGTLVGLAKRALPGVRTLALKTPADLDAARELIAEHSAA
- a CDS encoding ketoacyl-ACP synthase III, translating into MAKIKPSKGAPYARILGVGGYRPTRIVPNEVILETIDSSDEWIRSRSGIETRHWANGEETVAAMSVEASGKAIADAGITAEQIGAVVVSTVSHFKQTPAVATEIADKLGTDKAAAFDISAGCAGFGYGLTLAKGMVVEGSAEYVLVIGVERLSDLTDLEDRATAFLFGDGAGAVVVGPSDEPHIGPTVWGSEGDKSDTIKQTVPWTDYRDGEVAKFPAITQEGQAVFRWAVFEMAKVAKEALDAAGITADELDVFIPHQANERIIDSMVKTLKLPESVTVARDVRTTGNTSAASIPLAMERLLATGEAKSGDTALVIGFGAGLVYAATVVTLP
- a CDS encoding acyl carrier protein, coding for MAATQEEIVAGLADIVNEIAGIPVEDVQLDKSFTDDLDVDSLSMVEVVVAAEERFDVKIPDEDVKNLKTVGDATDYILKNQG
- a CDS encoding beta-ketoacyl synthase; the protein is MSPTNRTVVVTGIGATTPLGGDAASTWEGLIAGKSGVKALEQEWAADQAVRIAAPVAVEPTEVIPRPQARKLDRSAQFALIAAKEAWKDAGFVGKAGEEGSDGGVEPDRLGTVIASGIGGVTTLLDQYDVLKEKGVRRVSPHTVPMLMPNSPSANVGLLVGARAGVHTPVSACASGAEAIGYAIEMIRTGRADVVVAGGTEAAIHPLPIAAFGNMMAMSKNNENPQAASRPYDVGRDGFVMGEGAGVIVLESAEHAAARGARVYAEAVGQGISADSHDIVQPEPEGRGISHALQNLLDNTDLNPAEIVHVNAHATSTPAGDVAELKALRKVFGDDADHFAVSATKSMTGHLLGGAGGVESVATVLALYHRIAPPTINLDNLDPEAEANADIVRGEARKLPVEGRIAALNDSFGFGGHNVVLAFRSV
- a CDS encoding DUF3145 domain-containing protein, coding for MTTRGVLYVHSAPRAMCPHVEWAVAGVLGTRVNLDWIRQPAAPGTWRSEFSWRGEVGTASKLASALRGWHLLRFEVTAEPCATAEGERYSCTPDLGIFHAVTGIHGDILIPEDRLRAALLRSQRGETDLEGELSKLLGKPWDDELEPFRYAGEGAPVRWLHQVV